Proteins from a genomic interval of Hydrogenophaga sp. PAMC20947:
- a CDS encoding YggT family protein, with the protein MLFLLDTVFFFLVAAALLRAWMNHLRVHMSAQPGRFAMAVTNWLVQPVRRILPRALTQSRFDWGSFMAAVLLALVYGGLWLVLVTEMTATSASPLAMVAAIATVAGKLLIRVVLQGLMILLLVFAVLSWVQPGAPVMGTLDRLCAPVLAPLRRFIPQIGGVDLSVLVAIILLQIGLIVLGG; encoded by the coding sequence ATGCTGTTTCTGCTGGATACTGTGTTTTTCTTTCTGGTGGCCGCCGCGCTGCTGCGCGCATGGATGAACCACCTGCGCGTGCACATGTCGGCCCAGCCCGGCCGTTTTGCCATGGCTGTCACCAATTGGTTGGTGCAGCCCGTGCGCCGAATTTTGCCCAGGGCATTGACGCAAAGCCGATTTGATTGGGGCAGTTTCATGGCCGCAGTCCTGTTGGCGCTCGTCTACGGTGGGCTTTGGCTGGTGCTGGTCACGGAGATGACGGCCACATCGGCTTCGCCATTGGCCATGGTGGCGGCGATTGCGACTGTGGCAGGCAAGCTGTTGATCCGCGTGGTCCTCCAGGGCTTGATGATTCTGCTGCTGGTCTTTGCCGTTTTGTCCTGGGTTCAACCGGGCGCGCCGGTCATGGGCACTCTGGACCGGCTGTGTGCGCCCGTGCTGGCGCCGTTGCGGCGCTTCATTCCTCAGATCGGTGGCGTGGACTTGTCGGTGCTCGTGGCCATTATTCTGCTGCAGATCGGGCTGATCGTTTTGGGCGGTTGA